The genomic window CCCGAGTGTCGGCGAGCTGACTTATCTCGATCCCTCGTACGTGGACGACGGCGGCTGGCGGGCACACCTGGTCTGAGCGGCTGATACGAAGTGAACGGCAAAGGGCCGTCCCTGAAGCAGGGACGGCCCTTTTTGTTAATGCGGGCGGACACATGGGTCCGCCCTTACTTGCAAACGCAAAATAACTATGATGCAAAATTTCCCCTCTATCAAGAGGGGTGCCTCCGATTCTATCGGGGGCGGGGTGTGTCATGCATCCGGCTCGAACGTCTCGTGCAGCAACGTGCCGTAACCCGCGCCGGTGGGGTGAGGGGCTATCTGTTAAGTGCCGATACAACCCTATCAGGATTTAAAGCGCCACCTTTAAGCAATAATTTCGTAGGAAATTTTGCTAGAGAAGAGTCTTTAAAGCCCTTCAATATTTTGAGAAGGCCTTCGGAACAAATAAGTGAGAGGTTAAGTTCATAGTCATATTCGCATTCTGATATAAAGTCCTCGCTGAATGCATTTGTAACAAGCAAGGTTTTTAGCAGACGGAGACCCTTATCTTTGCATAATTTTTCATATGCCTTCAATTGTCGAGATACAGAGGCATATTTGTTGTAATCTTTGTCCTTAGTTGTTTTGCACTCAATAATAAGGACTTCATTATTGCCGAGGTTGATTAATATATCCATTTTGTCTCTTTTAGTATTAATCTGCTTTCTTAGCTGTTCATCTACTTCGTAGCCCAAATCCTCAAAAATTTTCTTTGTCAAAGATTCAAATTTTACTCCGATTTCACTTTCTTTGATAGTGATTCCTTTTTCCAATAAGCTGTTGAAATCACGAGCACCGAACAACACATAGTTTTCTAAATATAAATTTTCTGTATCCTTGTAGGCTTCAAAAATATTAAAAATAGTAGCACCGCGTGTCTTAATCTCCAAAGCTCCACAGAATTTCATAAGCTTGTTTTTATTAAGCAGATAAAGTATGTCCACTGGTTTAAGATTGTAATCAATCATTATTTCCGCACTAAGCACATTATCCTGCTGAAGTTCAAATTCATTTCTTATTAATTGGTTTATATTTGGCAGAACCGTTGATAGATCATTCAATAGACGAGTGAATCCATCTGTCGACATACCGATGTTTTCATCACGCTCCATTTCCTGAAAATACTCAATGAGCAGCTCTACTCGTTCATCTGCCGTGGAACCCCAACGAGGTAAAGATATATTTAATTCTTTCTCAATCAGTTGTGCCAAGTAGTTTTTGATGTCTTTTTTTGATATTCCGTCCTTGTAAATATCACTTAACAAAACTCCTTTTGCACTAATGCCCTGCATCAGAATGAGCCTTATCTTTTCTTCTCTGCTCACTTTTGTATCAATATTATGCTTTCTTGCAACTCTATTGATTTCTGAATCTTTGAGTTTTCTTAATATTCTTCTAAAGTATTTATTGGGTAACTCTACCCCTACCAGTTCTCGTAGCAACCATATTATTTCGTCTGGGATAAGAAGAATGTTACGCTTCCTGCTGTAGAAAAAAGCTCCTAATTCTTTCAGAGAGTATATTATTTTCTCTATATCAACTTTTTCTAAGCCAACAATTGAATAGTAAATTATTCTTACTTCTTCAAGTGATAGCTCTAAAGCTTTGGCAAGTGTATCTAAAATTTGTTTTTCATCTTTTGTGACAACTTTTTCTCTATTAGCCTCCTCATCATTTGTATAGGCAGTTAATACACATTCCCTAAAAATTGAATAATCTCTTTTTCTTTTTTCATCCAGTACAGATACTTCTTTGTCTAATTGGGCGTTGAACGCTTTTATGTGTTTCTTAAGTTCTTTGATTTCATAGTCATACAACTGTGCGAGCCATTCTCTAGATAAAATTGAATTGCCGTCTCTAATAATGATATCAATAAGTATACCTAGATGAAAGTCGTTGTATTGTAAGCTCTTGGCCAAGTTGTATAGAAATTCTTTATGTGTCAATTGAAACAGATTAACAATGGTTTCATCCTCCATGTTTTTTATTTGGTCATCGCCTTGTGATAAGATTTTATTTATCTCTTTGTTGCTCTCACGCAAATCGTTTGTGATGGTGTCGAGGATTTTATAAAAAGAACTTTTTTCGATCTGGTTAACAGTATCTAAAACTTTTACAAAACGCATTTTGACTCCAACATTTTAGTTGGAATTACAATTCACAAACCATGGTATTTGTCTTTGTACGCTCCGTCAAGTTCAAAATGGAGTTAACTGCATGATCTGTTTCTTGGATAGCTTTTCAAAGCTTCTTGAATATGCTGTTGCCGTAAAATATTACCATTGTTTCCTGTCCGCCACAATCTTAGGGCGAACACAAGGTCCGCCCCTACGGTTTTTGTAACCTGTGATACACACCCCTGTTTCCCCTCTTGTTAGAGGGGACTAAAAGCCAAAACCAGCGGCGTGTTACCTGACTGGCAGCGGAAATAAATTTCCCCTCTATCAAGAGGGGTGCCCCCGATTCTATCGGGGGCGGGGTGTGTCATGCATCCGGCTCGAACGGCTCGTGCAGCAACGTGCCGTAACCCGCGCCGGTGGGGTGCGCGTTGGTGATCCCGCGCTGGAGGTACTCTCTCGCCTTAGCCACCGCATCGGTCAGCCCCATCCCCCGCGCCAGCCCGGCGGCGATTGCGGCCGAGAGCGTGCAGCCCGTACCGTGGGTATGTTTCGTGTGTATTCGCTTTCCCTTGAACAGTTTAGACTCGCCGTCAGCCAGCACCAGCAGATCCAGCAGGTCGTCGCCCGCCAGGTGCCCACCCTTGACCAGCACGCCGGCCGCTCCCAGCTCCTGAAGCTTCCCGGCCGCGGCGCGCATCGTGTCCTCGCCGGTCACCTCGATCCCGGTCAGCCGCCCGGCCTCCACCGCGTTGGGCGTTATCACCGCCGCCCGCGGAAACAGTTTTTCGACCATGACTTCGACCGCGTCATCTTCCAGCAAGGGGTCTCCGCTTTTGGCTACCAGCACCGTGTCGAGCACCAGCGGCGGAGACGGATAGCGTTCCAGCACCCCGGCCACCGCGTCGATCACCCCCGCCTCGGCCAGCATCCCGCACTTGAGCGCGTCCACGCCGATATCATCCAGCACGGCCTCCATCTGCGCGGCCACGAACTCTCCGCTCACTTTATAGACACCGGTTACCCCGGTCGAATTCTGGGCAGTCAGCGCGGTGATCGCGCTCATCCCGAAACATCCCCAATCCTGGAAAGTTTTCAGGTCCGCCTGGATCCCCGCTCCTCCCCCGCTGTCGCTGCCGGCGATAGTCAACACCCTGGGCGGGCACGATCTAGCCGTCATAAGCAAGAATCTCCGCTGTCAGCTTGATGTAATCGCGGGCGCCGTTGCACGAGATGTCGTACTCGTAGATCGACTGGCCGAACGCGGGCGACTCGCGCAGTCTGATATTCTGGTGGATCACCGTGCTGAAAAGCTCCCGCGCGAACATCCGCGAGAGCACGCCGTAAATGCTTCGGCTGATCCTGGTCCGCGTGTCGAACTGGGTGGCCAGGATTCCCATCAGCCGGACGTGATGGCCGGTGCGCAGGCAGATTTCCTTGATCAGCTCGAATGTCTGCTTGAGCGCGCTGACGCTGAAATAATCCATTCCCACGGGTATTATCACAAGATCGGCGAAAGAAAGGACATTAATGTTGGTCAGGTTCATCGAGCTGCTACAGTCCATCAGCACGTAGTCGCAGTTCGAAAGGTCTTCCAGGGCGTACACCAGACGCTTTTCACGGTCTTTCTGCCTGGCCAGTTTCCATTCGTACTCGATCAGGTTCCGTCCCCCCGAGGGGATCACGAACAGGTTGCGCCGCACCTCGCACATCCACGCCCGCTTGCCCATCAGCAGGGCGTTGACCCCCCGGTCGCTTTCGAGGTCGAAGATATCCGAGAGGTTGTTCTGCGGGTCGCAATCGACCATGATTACGCGCTTGCCGTTGAGCGACAGGCCATGGCCCACGTTGACCGTGGTGGTAGTCTTACCCACGCCGCCTTTGGTGCAAATGATCGCGATCTTCTTCATCGATGCTCCGCCGAAGAGTTGAAAGCTTGACACGACAAGAGCTTACCACAGCCGAGGAGCGATTTCAAGCCAATTTCGCCCTGAATTTTGCAGAGTTTCTGTAAATCCTTGTCATCGCTGGCACAACTGCTCAAATTAGTCCCTGGAGAACCGCCACGATGCAGGTAAAACCTTCACGGATAGATATTTTCCCCCGGATTTGCCGGTTAAACACCGTTTTGTGGCGCGCGCGGCGACTATACGCCGGCGCTGACCTGTCTTGAATTCAAGTTGAGCCAGATCAATTCACTGGCCGTAGAGCCGACCTTGAAATTCCGGAAAAAATTGACTTTCACTTGTTCTGCCACTCTTGCGGGTGCCGCCCTGCTGGCGGGAATCATCGCGGCTGCCGGGGCCGCGATCGATATCGGCTTAAGCCCGAAGGTGATTTACCGCGAGGACTACACGGGAGACAGCCGGGCGGACTCGTCCGACGTCGCCGGGCTGCTGCGGCTGATGATGAGCGGCATCGATCCTGAGCGGGCGGATTACAACGGCGATGGCAGGGTGTCGGTCCTCGATGCCCTCGATCTGCTGATCGGGATCAGGGGCGGGAAACTGCGGCTGGGGAAAATCGGGCGGAGGGAAGTCTATCCCAACCGCTGGGTCTGGGTTTTCGGCAAGCTGCTGAACACAGACAGCGATGTAGAAGAAATCCGCCAGATTGCGCGCACGGCCGAGAGCACCGGGCTGAACGGGATGGTGCTCTCGGCCTATCTCGACATGCTGGACCTGAAGGACGCCGAGTACCTGCGGCGGCTTGAGGAGGTCAAAGGAATCGGCATGGAGTACGGGCAGGAGATTATTCCGGCCATTTTCAGCGTGGGTTACGGCGGGGCGGTGATCTCCCACAACAGGAATCTGGCCGCGGGCCTGCCGGTACGGGACGTACCGTTCGAGGTCGTCAACGGTGAAGGCGTACCGGTCCCGGACCCCGATATCAGCATCTCCAACGGGGATTTCGAGGATTACTCTGGAGAAACGTTCGATTCCTTTACCTACCTGGACAACGCCGGCGAGAACCTCTTCGTGGAGCGCTACCATGTAAAGGAGGGAGCCGCCAGCTTACGGATGAATATCTACTCTCCCGAGCAGGCCAGCTACGCCCGGCTGAAAAGAATCCTGAGCGTCAAACCCAACCGCTGCTACCGCCTCCGGTTCTGGTACAAGTCGGACAGGATGAATCCGGGGTCGAGTTTCAACGTAAATGTTTACGGCGTTGGCGACAGACGGCGGCTGACATTCATCAGCGGCGGCATCAACACCGACAACGAGTGGCACGAACTGTTCGTGGGCTTCAACAGCTGGGACAATCAAAAAGCGGAAGTGCAATTCGGCTTGTGGAACACCACCAGTTCCAGAATCTGGATCGACGACATGCGATTCGAGGAGGTCCCGCTGATCAATATCCTGCGCAGGCCGGGGACTCCGCTGAGTGTGAGCAGCGCAGAATCAGGTGAAGTTTACCTGGAGGGGACGGATTACGAGTATCTCGAGGACCGGTATCTGACTTTCAGGTTCGACCACGAACCGCCGGTGATCAAAATCCCGGACGGCAGCGGTATCGCCGAGGGCGAGACGATCTCTGTGAGCTATTACCACGGGATGCGCTCCAATCCGGTCGTGGGCCAGGTCTCTGTCTGCATGTCCGAACCCGAACTCTACGAAATCTGGCGGACCCAGGCCCGGCTGGTCCATGAACGGCTCGCCCCGGAGAAGTACCTGCTGAACATGGATGAAATCCGCGCCGGCGGAACCTGCAAGGCATGCGTGGACCGCGGCCTGACGATGGGCGAGATACTGGGCCAGTGCATCAGCGCGCAATATGAAATCATCAAGGAAGTCAACCCGGAGGCGGAGATCCAGATCTGGTCGGACATGCTGGACCCCAACCACAACGGCAGCAACCGGGCCGGGGAGCATTACTACCTGGCCGCCGGGCTGTACGACGGGTCGTGGAACCTGATCCCCGGGGACATGGTGATCGCCTGCTGGTGGGAAGCCATGCGGGTCCAAAGCCTGGCCCATTTCTCCGGACTGGGTTTCAGGACCCTGGCCGCGGCGTACTACGACGCCGACGATCTCGAAAACCCGCGCAACTGGCTCGAATCCCTGGACCAGACACCGGGTGCGAGCGGGATTATGTATACAACCTGGCAGGAGAAATACGATCTGCTGGGTGCGTTCGGAGAACTGGTCAGCGGCCCGCGCTGAGAGCCGGGAAAGACGCTTAACCGGAAGCTGTCCGCCGCCGGGTGGAAAACCGTTATTTGCTGCGGGAAAAAGCTGAAAAGCGGGGTCAACCTGTTTCTGCGGGGCTAAGCCTTACGTTATTTATTGTAAATGCCTTACGCCTCCGCGAGTTTTGTTTGTCTTCTTTTCCCGCGCGGTTTTTAAAGTATTTTTCTCGTTAGCCGATATGTTAAGTGGCCCTTCGGGGTCACTGCACAAACAGCTACATCGTTACCGACCCCCCGGTAATGACTTCTTCGCGGAAGTCTATGTGCAGTCGGCTTTGGGAGTTGCAGCTCCCAAAGCCTCCTTTTTTGCCCGGATACCGGGCGTTAAAAAAGCCCCGCGGCCATGATGGCTGCGGGGCTTTATAAATCCTGAATACTTACGTGGATCA from Candidatus Glassbacteria bacterium includes these protein-coding regions:
- the thiD gene encoding bifunctional hydroxymethylpyrimidine kinase/phosphomethylpyrimidine kinase — translated: MTARSCPPRVLTIAGSDSGGGAGIQADLKTFQDWGCFGMSAITALTAQNSTGVTGVYKVSGEFVAAQMEAVLDDIGVDALKCGMLAEAGVIDAVAGVLERYPSPPLVLDTVLVAKSGDPLLEDDAVEVMVEKLFPRAAVITPNAVEAGRLTGIEVTGEDTMRAAAGKLQELGAAGVLVKGGHLAGDDLLDLLVLADGESKLFKGKRIHTKHTHGTGCTLSAAIAAGLARGMGLTDAVAKAREYLQRGITNAHPTGAGYGTLLHEPFEPDA
- a CDS encoding ParA family protein, whose protein sequence is MKKIAIICTKGGVGKTTTTVNVGHGLSLNGKRVIMVDCDPQNNLSDIFDLESDRGVNALLMGKRAWMCEVRRNLFVIPSGGRNLIEYEWKLARQKDREKRLVYALEDLSNCDYVLMDCSSSMNLTNINVLSFADLVIIPVGMDYFSVSALKQTFELIKEICLRTGHHVRLMGILATQFDTRTRISRSIYGVLSRMFARELFSTVIHQNIRLRESPAFGQSIYEYDISCNGARDYIKLTAEILAYDG